A genome region from Geminicoccus roseus DSM 18922 includes the following:
- a CDS encoding N,N-dimethylformamidase beta subunit family domain-containing protein, with protein sequence MPAMRLTGYADKFSVHPGEPIRFYVNCDGPRQYRAEIVELVNGDTNPRGPGFIERPVPSDIEGTYPGRPQVIFSGSYGFVPAGPSLLVESFTLQCWIWPTAPKTHERYWKHGVQAILGQWSQNKGYGLFIGTDGHLELRVGAQVVRAPMPLRDRAWHFVAASFDAATGRAVLHHEPQVVYALDPQPGPVEAELQPGLPHAAVPFVLAGYPEAPAPGDRQHPSGFRIAGSYNGKIDAPRLCNRALSRLEIEMMKAGANPGLTERTHAGPTNALARCLVASWDFGQGIDTLVGHDRGPYLLHATLVNCPTRAMTGHNWRGENFDWKHARDEYGAIHFHDDDVDDARWIEDFAWTVPEGTKSRSYAVKLTTEEGDEDYLPFWVVAKLGAPGPKIGVMIPTISYLAYANEHMATNGAGAELLMYRVPIMQDQNMYLAEHREYGSSQYDVHTDGSGVSFSSRLRPILNMRPKYDTFVAQAPWQYNADLHLIYWLDRMGYDYEVFTDEDVTYEGLARLQRYNVVLTGSHPEHNSGPQIDALHNYTQQGGRLMYLGGDGWYWVQTYHPAYDGLGRGVITELRRCESGIRPWFADPGEYYHQSTGELGGMWRFRGRMLHAVAGAGMAAQGFDIGTYYTRTPDSHNPRISWAFEGIGADEKLGNFGLCGGGAAGLEVDIVDTMLGSPPHTLTVATSAGRHTEAYLLVGEYYGSSQPGIDGTQHPRVRADLAYHETPNGGACFAFSSIAYCGALPWNEGDNNISRLTRNVLDRFMADGPLPPPPAESVKPRGRADYDPNAALP encoded by the coding sequence ATGCCAGCGATGCGCCTGACCGGCTACGCCGACAAGTTCAGCGTCCACCCGGGCGAGCCGATCCGCTTCTACGTCAACTGCGACGGCCCCAGGCAGTACCGCGCCGAGATCGTCGAGCTGGTCAACGGCGACACCAACCCGCGCGGCCCGGGCTTCATCGAGCGGCCGGTGCCGAGCGACATCGAGGGGACCTATCCCGGCCGGCCCCAGGTGATCTTCAGCGGCTCCTACGGCTTCGTCCCGGCCGGCCCGTCGCTCCTGGTCGAGAGCTTCACCCTGCAATGCTGGATCTGGCCGACCGCACCCAAAACCCACGAGCGCTACTGGAAGCACGGGGTCCAGGCGATCCTCGGCCAGTGGAGCCAGAACAAGGGCTATGGCCTGTTCATCGGCACGGACGGCCATCTGGAACTGCGGGTCGGCGCGCAGGTGGTGAGGGCGCCGATGCCGCTGCGCGACCGCGCCTGGCATTTCGTGGCTGCCAGCTTCGACGCCGCCACTGGCCGGGCCGTGCTCCATCACGAGCCGCAGGTGGTCTATGCCCTGGACCCGCAGCCGGGTCCCGTCGAGGCCGAGCTGCAGCCGGGTCTCCCCCATGCCGCCGTGCCGTTCGTCCTGGCGGGATACCCGGAAGCCCCCGCACCCGGCGACCGCCAGCACCCCTCGGGCTTCCGGATCGCCGGCAGCTACAACGGCAAGATCGACGCGCCGCGCTTATGCAACCGGGCGCTGTCCCGGCTCGAGATCGAGATGATGAAGGCTGGCGCCAACCCCGGCCTGACCGAGCGCACCCATGCCGGCCCGACCAACGCCCTGGCCAGGTGCCTGGTGGCCTCCTGGGATTTCGGCCAGGGCATCGACACGCTGGTCGGCCACGACCGCGGCCCCTACCTGTTGCACGCGACGTTGGTGAACTGCCCGACCCGCGCCATGACCGGGCACAACTGGCGCGGCGAGAATTTCGACTGGAAGCACGCCAGGGACGAGTACGGCGCGATCCATTTCCACGACGACGACGTGGACGACGCGCGCTGGATCGAGGACTTCGCCTGGACCGTGCCGGAGGGCACCAAAAGCCGCTCCTATGCCGTCAAGCTCACCACCGAGGAGGGCGACGAGGACTATCTGCCGTTCTGGGTGGTGGCGAAGCTGGGTGCGCCCGGGCCGAAGATCGGGGTGATGATCCCGACCATCAGCTATCTCGCCTACGCCAACGAGCACATGGCGACCAACGGGGCCGGGGCCGAGCTCCTGATGTATCGCGTGCCGATCATGCAGGACCAGAACATGTATCTGGCCGAGCACCGCGAGTACGGCAGCTCGCAATACGACGTGCACACCGACGGCAGCGGCGTCAGCTTCTCCTCGCGCCTGCGCCCGATCCTCAACATGCGCCCGAAATACGACACGTTCGTGGCCCAGGCGCCCTGGCAGTACAATGCCGACCTGCATTTGATCTACTGGCTCGACAGGATGGGCTACGACTACGAGGTGTTCACCGACGAGGACGTCACCTACGAGGGCCTGGCCCGCCTTCAGCGCTACAACGTGGTGCTGACCGGCTCGCATCCAGAGCACAACAGCGGCCCGCAGATCGACGCCCTGCACAACTACACGCAGCAGGGCGGGCGGCTGATGTATCTGGGCGGCGACGGCTGGTACTGGGTGCAGACCTACCACCCGGCCTATGACGGGCTGGGCAGGGGGGTCATCACCGAGCTTCGCCGCTGCGAGAGCGGCATCCGCCCCTGGTTCGCCGATCCCGGCGAATACTACCACCAGAGCACCGGCGAGCTTGGCGGCATGTGGCGCTTCCGCGGCCGGATGCTGCACGCCGTGGCCGGCGCCGGCATGGCCGCCCAGGGTTTTGACATCGGCACCTACTACACCCGCACCCCCGACAGCCATAACCCGCGGATCTCCTGGGCGTTCGAGGGCATCGGCGCGGACGAGAAGCTCGGCAATTTCGGGCTTTGCGGCGGCGGGGCCGCCGGGCTGGAAGTCGACATCGTGGACACCATGCTGGGCTCGCCGCCGCACACGCTGACCGTCGCCACCTCGGCCGGCCGCCACACCGAGGCTTATCTCCTGGTCGGCGAGTATTACGGCAGCAGCCAGCCCGGCATCGACGGGACCCAGCACCCCCGCGTGCGCGCCGATCTCGCCTACCACGAGACCCCCAACGGCGGCGCCTGCTTCGCGTTCAGCTCGATCGCCTATTGCGGCGCGCTGCCCTGGAACGAGGGCGACAACAACATCTCCCGGCTGACCAGGAACGTCCTGGACCGCTTCATGGCCGACGGCCCGCTGCCGCCGCCGCCGGCCGAATCGGTGAAGCCGCGCGGCCGGGCCGACTATGATCCGAACGCGGCGCTGCCGTGA
- a CDS encoding aromatic ring-hydroxylating oxygenase subunit alpha, which translates to MTGPSSPALLRLEDERLWPRAWVCVGSSADIPATGDLLPYTIGVHGIHVQRLAGGGLTARLNKAQHGGCHFIPMQCQTGTKTRCGFTSCGYSRDRQAIPAAEGGETVPEMYQYLGMRPERLPVLPLCERAGLLFVAIMPGPGAPPLLPPLPKHAAATIWLEVDAPWQAAASALAGEGVWHLPNLVLLENGPAACAVVLQPLAPGRTLCRLTAFGPQPPDEAAVASWRTRIGERIQADAATAPMPEGARAWLDRHLRDAPKQAGGPRPDSAYASQPRFNAVM; encoded by the coding sequence GTGACCGGGCCGTCCAGCCCGGCGCTCCTGCGGCTGGAGGACGAGCGCCTGTGGCCGCGCGCCTGGGTCTGCGTGGGCAGTTCGGCCGATATCCCCGCCACAGGCGACCTGCTGCCCTACACGATCGGCGTGCACGGCATCCATGTGCAGCGCCTGGCAGGCGGCGGGCTGACCGCGCGGCTGAACAAGGCCCAGCATGGCGGCTGCCATTTCATCCCGATGCAGTGCCAGACCGGGACGAAGACCCGCTGCGGCTTCACCTCCTGCGGCTACAGCCGCGACCGCCAGGCGATCCCGGCGGCCGAGGGCGGCGAGACGGTGCCCGAGATGTACCAGTATCTGGGCATGCGTCCCGAGCGGCTGCCGGTCCTGCCGCTTTGCGAGCGGGCGGGCCTCCTGTTCGTGGCGATCATGCCTGGCCCCGGCGCGCCTCCGCTCCTCCCGCCGCTGCCGAAGCATGCGGCCGCAACGATCTGGCTGGAGGTCGACGCCCCCTGGCAGGCCGCCGCCTCGGCCCTGGCGGGGGAGGGGGTCTGGCACCTGCCGAACCTGGTCCTGCTGGAAAACGGCCCCGCCGCCTGCGCCGTGGTGCTGCAGCCGCTGGCGCCTGGCCGCACGCTCTGCCGGCTGACGGCGTTCGGGCCGCAGCCGCCGGATGAGGCGGCGGTCGCCTCCTGGCGGACCCGGATCGGCGAGCGGATCCAGGCCGATGCCGCCACGGCGCCGATGCCGGAGGGCGCGCGGGCCTGGCTGGACCGCCATCTCCGGGATGCGCCTAAGCAGGCCGGCGGCCCCCGCCCGGACAGCGCCTATGCCAGCCAGCCGCGCTTCAACGCGGTGATGTGA
- a CDS encoding GNAT family N-acetyltransferase, producing the protein MSERVALTEFLGDLLPAQGRILEVGCGQGELVAWMRQAGRDALGVDPQAVDGTATIRGVAQDLPVEAGSAGAVLMVNSLHHVPVGAMDRALGEAARALVPGGRLIVVEPLAEGDWFEMLRPADDETSVRAAAQAALERAWVIGLAPGQARRFSVERRARDSREVLAALLAADPSRAGAIQAARPTVAARFARGGRPIEGGGRAFLQPMALAVLDLPARPRLVRFAHGEAEIEAALEVRRRVFCEEQGVSLEGEIDGLDGGCDHLVAVIGGEVVGTARIRAYGEDGAVGKIERVALLKEARGLGLGERLARLATQVLEARGHRAMLLNAQTSATGLYERLGYRAEGELFDDEGIPHVAMWRRLAEG; encoded by the coding sequence ATGTCCGAGCGCGTGGCGTTGACCGAGTTCCTGGGAGACCTCCTGCCGGCGCAGGGACGGATCCTGGAGGTGGGCTGCGGCCAAGGGGAGCTGGTGGCCTGGATGCGGCAGGCCGGGCGGGACGCGCTGGGGGTCGACCCGCAGGCAGTGGACGGCACGGCCACGATCCGGGGCGTGGCCCAGGACCTGCCGGTCGAGGCCGGATCGGCCGGGGCCGTGCTGATGGTCAACAGCCTGCACCATGTGCCGGTCGGCGCGATGGACCGGGCGCTGGGCGAGGCGGCCCGCGCGCTCGTTCCTGGCGGGCGGCTGATCGTGGTGGAGCCTTTGGCCGAGGGCGACTGGTTCGAGATGCTGCGGCCGGCGGACGACGAGACCAGCGTCCGGGCCGCCGCCCAGGCGGCGCTGGAGCGCGCCTGGGTGATCGGGCTGGCGCCGGGCCAGGCCCGCCGGTTCTCGGTGGAGCGGCGGGCGCGGGACAGCCGGGAGGTGCTGGCGGCCCTGCTGGCGGCCGATCCGTCGCGCGCCGGGGCCATCCAGGCGGCAAGGCCCACGGTGGCGGCGCGCTTTGCCCGGGGCGGCCGGCCAATCGAGGGTGGTGGCCGGGCGTTCCTGCAGCCGATGGCTCTGGCGGTCCTGGACCTGCCGGCCAGGCCCCGGCTGGTGCGCTTCGCCCATGGCGAGGCCGAGATCGAGGCCGCCCTGGAGGTCCGCCGCCGGGTGTTCTGCGAGGAACAGGGCGTGTCCCTGGAGGGCGAGATCGACGGCCTGGACGGCGGGTGCGACCATCTGGTGGCGGTGATCGGCGGCGAGGTGGTGGGGACCGCCCGGATCCGCGCCTATGGCGAGGATGGCGCTGTCGGCAAGATCGAGCGGGTGGCGCTCCTGAAGGAGGCCCGCGGCCTGGGCCTGGGCGAGCGGCTGGCGCGCCTGGCGACCCAGGTCCTGGAGGCGCGCGGCCATCGCGCGATGCTCCTGAACGCGCAGACCAGCGCCACCGGGCTGTACGAGCGGCTGGGCTACCGGGCGGAGGGGGAGCTGTTCGACGACGAGGGAATCCCGCATGTCGCGATGTGGCGGCGCCTGGCCGAGGGCTGA
- the hutU gene encoding urocanate hydratase, with product MTESRRDNARRISAPRGAELTCRNWQAEAAMRMLMNNLDPEVAENPEELVVYGGIGRAARDWRCFDTIVATLKRLEADQTLLVQSGKPVGVFRTHEDAPRVLIANSNLVGRWATWEHFHELDKLGLMMYGQMTAGSWIYIGTQGIVQGTYETFVECGRRHYDGNLKGKWILTGGLGGMGGAQPLAATMAGASMLAVECRPSRIERRIQSRYLDLMATDLDDALERIEQANKDGSPVSIGLLGNAATVFEELAHRGILPDIVTDQTSAHDPVHGYLPAGWTVEDWEERQKSDPAGVEEAARETMARHVRAMLAFHSAGVPTLDYGNNIRQFALESGVENAFAFPGFVPAYIRPLFCKGIGPFRWAALSGDPEDIFATDRRVKELIPDDPHLHHWLDMARERIAFQGLPARICWLGLGQRAKIGLALNEMVANGEVKAPIVIGRDHLDSGSVASPNRETEAMQDGSDTVADWPLLNALLNTASGATWVSLHHGGGVGIGFSQHAGMVVVADGTPEAARRLERVLTNDPATGVMRHADAGYDIAIDCAREQGLDLPMLGS from the coding sequence ATGACCGAGTCGCGCCGGGACAATGCCCGTCGGATCAGCGCCCCCCGCGGCGCTGAGCTCACCTGCCGGAACTGGCAGGCGGAGGCGGCGATGCGCATGCTGATGAACAATCTCGACCCCGAGGTCGCCGAGAACCCGGAAGAGCTGGTGGTCTATGGCGGGATCGGCCGGGCCGCCCGCGACTGGCGCTGCTTCGACACGATCGTCGCGACCCTCAAGCGCCTGGAAGCCGACCAGACCCTGCTGGTCCAGTCCGGCAAGCCGGTCGGCGTGTTCCGCACCCACGAGGACGCCCCGCGCGTCCTGATCGCCAACTCCAACCTGGTCGGCCGCTGGGCCACCTGGGAGCATTTCCACGAGCTCGATAAGCTCGGCCTGATGATGTACGGCCAGATGACCGCCGGGTCCTGGATCTATATCGGCACCCAGGGGATCGTGCAGGGCACCTACGAGACCTTCGTGGAGTGCGGCCGCCGCCATTACGACGGCAACCTGAAGGGCAAGTGGATCCTGACCGGGGGGCTGGGCGGCATGGGCGGTGCCCAGCCGCTGGCCGCCACCATGGCCGGCGCCTCGATGCTGGCGGTGGAATGCCGCCCGTCCCGGATCGAGCGGCGCATCCAGAGCCGCTATCTCGACCTGATGGCGACCGACCTGGACGACGCCCTGGAGCGGATCGAGCAGGCCAACAAGGACGGCAGCCCGGTCTCGATCGGCCTGCTCGGCAACGCCGCCACCGTGTTCGAGGAACTGGCCCATCGCGGCATCCTGCCGGACATCGTCACCGACCAGACCTCCGCCCACGACCCGGTGCACGGCTACCTGCCGGCCGGCTGGACCGTGGAGGACTGGGAGGAGCGGCAGAAGAGCGACCCGGCCGGGGTAGAGGAAGCCGCCCGCGAGACCATGGCCCGCCATGTCCGCGCCATGCTGGCCTTCCATTCGGCCGGCGTGCCGACCCTGGACTACGGCAACAACATCCGCCAGTTCGCCCTGGAATCCGGGGTCGAGAACGCCTTCGCCTTCCCAGGCTTCGTGCCGGCCTATATCCGGCCCTTGTTCTGCAAGGGCATCGGCCCGTTCCGCTGGGCGGCGCTTTCCGGCGACCCGGAGGACATCTTCGCCACCGACCGCCGGGTCAAGGAGCTGATCCCCGACGACCCGCATCTGCACCACTGGCTGGACATGGCCAGGGAGCGGATCGCCTTCCAGGGCCTGCCCGCTCGGATCTGCTGGCTGGGCCTGGGCCAGCGGGCGAAGATCGGCCTGGCGCTGAACGAGATGGTGGCGAATGGCGAGGTCAAGGCGCCGATCGTGATCGGCCGCGACCATCTGGATTCCGGCTCGGTCGCCTCGCCCAACCGCGAGACCGAGGCGATGCAGGACGGCTCGGACACGGTGGCCGACTGGCCGCTGCTCAACGCCTTGCTCAACACCGCGTCCGGCGCCACCTGGGTCAGCCTGCACCATGGCGGCGGGGTCGGGATCGGCTTCTCCCAGCATGCCGGCATGGTGGTGGTCGCCGACGGCACGCCCGAGGCCGCCCGGCGCCTGGAGCGGGTCCTGACCAACGACCCGGCGACGGGCGTGATGCGCCACGCCGATGCCGGCTACGACATCGCCATCGACTGCGCCCGCGAGCAGGGGCTGGACCTGCCGATGCTGGGAAGCTGA
- a CDS encoding PAS domain-containing hybrid sensor histidine kinase/response regulator translates to MRSSHDAHDPADDEDLEDLFESAPCGYLSARADGRIIKVNRTFVDWTGHPHDQLVGRRFIDLLTLPGRIFYETHFAPLLRMQGFFHEVALDLECQGRGRLPCLVNAVERRGPDGELRFVRITVFRAEDRRSYEQELLAAREAARQASDELRDLNAVLETRIAQAVEERLSAEEALRHAQKLETIGQLTGGVAHDFNNLLTVIIGGLDMIERQAGLLEDGPAVARIRRSADMAMQGAKRAAILTARLLAFARRQPLAPKPLDVNRLVIGLADLLQRTMGDAIALETVSAAGLWQTLADPNELENALVNLAVNARDAMPEGGRLTIETGNASLDEAYVQAMGEPVPPGQYVLLAVSDTGCGMDKATLDHVFEPFFTTKEAGRGTGLGLSQVYGFVRQSGGHVRIYSEPGQGTTVKAYLPRLLGAAAPDERPAAAPLGGLRGGRETVLVVEDHADLRAYGVQVLQELGYRVLEAGDGPAALELLAAHPEIDLLFTDVVLPGGMNGRQLADAARQTRPLLKVLFTTGYTRNAIVHHGRLDPGVNLLGKPFTQMELAAKIRGALDG, encoded by the coding sequence GTGCGCAGCAGCCACGACGCGCACGACCCCGCGGACGACGAAGACCTGGAGGACCTGTTCGAGAGCGCGCCCTGCGGCTACCTGTCGGCACGGGCGGACGGGCGGATCATCAAGGTCAACCGGACCTTCGTCGACTGGACCGGCCATCCCCACGACCAGCTGGTCGGCCGTCGCTTCATTGACCTGCTGACCCTGCCGGGCAGGATCTTCTACGAGACCCATTTCGCGCCGCTGCTGCGCATGCAGGGCTTCTTCCACGAGGTGGCGCTGGACCTGGAATGCCAGGGCCGCGGCCGGCTGCCCTGCCTGGTGAACGCGGTCGAGCGGCGCGGCCCGGACGGCGAACTGCGCTTCGTGCGGATCACCGTGTTCCGGGCCGAGGACCGGCGCAGCTACGAGCAGGAGCTGCTGGCCGCGAGGGAAGCCGCGCGCCAGGCCAGCGACGAGCTGCGCGACCTGAACGCGGTCCTGGAGACCCGGATCGCCCAGGCGGTCGAGGAACGGCTCAGCGCCGAGGAAGCCCTGCGCCACGCCCAGAAGCTGGAGACGATCGGCCAGCTGACCGGCGGCGTCGCCCATGACTTCAACAACCTGCTGACCGTGATCATCGGCGGGCTGGACATGATCGAGCGGCAGGCCGGCCTGCTGGAGGACGGCCCGGCGGTGGCGCGGATCCGCCGTTCGGCCGACATGGCGATGCAGGGCGCCAAGCGCGCCGCGATCCTCACCGCCCGGCTCCTGGCCTTCGCGCGCCGGCAGCCCCTGGCGCCCAAGCCTTTGGACGTCAACCGGCTGGTCATCGGCCTGGCCGACCTCCTGCAGCGCACGATGGGCGACGCGATCGCACTGGAGACCGTGTCGGCGGCGGGGCTCTGGCAGACCCTGGCCGACCCGAACGAGCTGGAGAACGCCCTGGTCAACCTCGCGGTCAACGCGCGCGACGCGATGCCCGAAGGCGGCCGGCTCACCATCGAGACCGGCAACGCCTCGCTGGACGAAGCCTATGTCCAGGCGATGGGCGAGCCGGTCCCGCCCGGCCAGTACGTGCTGCTGGCCGTGTCCGACACCGGCTGCGGCATGGACAAGGCCACCCTGGACCATGTGTTCGAGCCGTTCTTCACCACCAAGGAGGCCGGCCGGGGCACCGGGCTGGGCCTGAGCCAGGTCTACGGCTTCGTGCGCCAGAGCGGCGGCCATGTCCGGATCTACAGCGAGCCCGGCCAGGGCACCACGGTGAAGGCCTACCTGCCCCGGCTGCTCGGCGCCGCCGCGCCGGACGAGCGGCCGGCCGCCGCGCCTCTTGGCGGCCTGCGCGGCGGGCGGGAGACGGTGCTGGTGGTGGAGGACCATGCCGATCTGCGGGCCTATGGCGTCCAGGTGCTGCAGGAGCTGGGCTACCGGGTCCTGGAGGCGGGCGACGGGCCGGCCGCGCTGGAGCTGCTGGCGGCCCATCCCGAGATCGACCTCTTGTTCACCGACGTGGTGCTGCCGGGCGGGATGAACGGCCGGCAGCTCGCCGATGCGGCCAGGCAGACCCGGCCCTTGCTCAAGGTGCTGTTCACCACCGGCTACACCCGCAACGCCATCGTCCATCACGGCCGGCTGGACCCGGGCGTCAACCTGCTGGGCAAGCCGTTCACCCAGATGGAGCTGGCGGCCAAGATCCGCGGCGCGCTGGACGGCTGA
- a CDS encoding trimethylamine methyltransferase family protein, translating into MREAGRRRVRRVADSGIGQRPWRQVVNHLPPTEPLSADQVEKIHDSSLRILEEIGIEFLHPQALEILAAAGAEVTPGSPQVRLDRGLVLEMVAKAPGRFTLHARNPAHDLVIGGDVVNFATVGSTPNSHDRAGGRRPGNFQDYTNFLKLGQSLNCIHIMGGYPVEPVDLPPETRHLDCLAAFVTLTDKTFHAYSLGHTRITDGIEIARIARGISMEQLQREPSLFTIVNSNSPLRLDGPMLEGIMAMARAGQLMVLTPFTLAGAMAPATIAGALTLQNAEALAGIAFSQMVKAGAPCAYGGFTSNVDMKSGAPAFGTPEYVKATLAGGQLARRYGLPYRSSNANAANTVDAQAAYESMMSLQAAVMGHANIVMHAAGWLEGGLVASFEKMVLDAELIQMMAETVAPVVVDDDAIGLDAIREVGPGGHFFGSAHTLARYETAFYPPIVSDWRNSKQWAEAGEPTAYDRCEKLVGQILDSFEPPPLDPAIAEELAAFVARRKQEGGARS; encoded by the coding sequence ATGCGCGAGGCGGGTCGGCGTCGGGTGCGGCGGGTGGCGGACAGCGGGATCGGCCAGCGGCCCTGGCGCCAGGTGGTCAACCACCTGCCGCCGACCGAGCCGCTCTCCGCCGACCAGGTCGAGAAGATCCACGACAGCTCCCTGCGCATCCTGGAGGAGATCGGCATCGAGTTCCTCCACCCGCAGGCCCTGGAGATCCTGGCCGCGGCCGGTGCCGAGGTGACGCCCGGCTCCCCCCAGGTCCGCCTCGACCGCGGCCTGGTCCTGGAGATGGTCGCCAAGGCGCCCGGCCGCTTCACCCTGCACGCCCGCAACCCCGCCCACGACCTCGTCATCGGCGGCGACGTGGTCAACTTCGCCACGGTCGGCTCCACCCCGAACAGCCATGACCGCGCCGGGGGCAGGCGGCCCGGCAACTTCCAGGACTACACCAACTTCCTCAAGCTCGGGCAGAGCCTGAACTGCATCCACATCATGGGCGGCTACCCGGTGGAGCCGGTCGACCTGCCGCCCGAGACCCGCCACCTGGACTGCCTGGCGGCCTTCGTCACCCTGACCGACAAGACCTTCCACGCCTATTCGCTGGGCCACACCCGGATCACCGACGGGATCGAGATCGCCAGGATCGCCCGCGGGATCAGCATGGAGCAGCTGCAGCGCGAGCCGTCCTTGTTCACCATCGTCAACTCCAACTCGCCTTTGCGCCTGGACGGGCCGATGCTGGAGGGGATCATGGCGATGGCCAGGGCCGGCCAGCTCATGGTGCTGACCCCCTTCACCCTGGCCGGCGCCATGGCGCCCGCCACCATCGCCGGCGCGCTGACCCTGCAGAACGCCGAGGCGCTGGCCGGGATCGCGTTCTCGCAGATGGTGAAGGCCGGGGCGCCCTGCGCCTATGGCGGCTTCACCAGCAATGTCGACATGAAGTCCGGGGCACCCGCCTTCGGCACGCCCGAATACGTCAAGGCGACGCTCGCCGGCGGCCAGCTCGCCCGCCGCTACGGCCTGCCCTACCGCTCGTCCAACGCCAACGCCGCCAACACGGTGGACGCCCAGGCAGCCTACGAATCGATGATGTCGCTGCAGGCGGCCGTGATGGGCCACGCCAACATCGTGATGCACGCCGCCGGCTGGCTGGAGGGCGGCCTGGTCGCCAGCTTCGAGAAGATGGTTCTGGACGCCGAGCTGATCCAGATGATGGCCGAGACCGTGGCCCCGGTGGTGGTCGACGACGACGCGATCGGCCTGGACGCAATCCGAGAGGTGGGGCCCGGCGGCCATTTCTTCGGCAGCGCCCACACGCTCGCCCGCTACGAGACCGCCTTCTACCCGCCGATCGTCTCGGACTGGCGCAACTCCAAGCAATGGGCCGAGGCCGGCGAGCCCACCGCCTACGACCGCTGCGAGAAGCTGGTCGGCCAGATCCTGGATTCCTTCGAGCCCCCGCCGCTCGACCCGGCCATCGCCGAGGAACTGGCGGCGTTCGTGGCGCGCCGCAAGCAAGAGGGCGGCGCGCGCAGCTAG
- a CDS encoding UbiX family flavin prenyltransferase gives MTKRRRLIVGITGASGVVYGVRLLEALKDQDLETHLILTRAARLTIAYELDRSVDEVEALADRVHPLADVGACVASGSYRTLGMVIAPCSMKTLAAIATGLTDNLLTRAADVVLKERRRLVLLPRETPLHLGHCRNLVAVTEMGAIVAPPVPAFYARPKSIDEMVDHTVGRVLDLFDIDAELAHRWREHAPSSS, from the coding sequence ATGACTAAGCGCCGCCGGCTGATCGTCGGCATCACCGGGGCGTCCGGCGTCGTCTACGGCGTGCGCCTCCTGGAGGCGCTGAAGGACCAGGACCTGGAGACCCACCTGATCCTGACCCGGGCCGCCCGGCTGACCATCGCCTACGAGCTGGACCGCTCGGTGGACGAGGTCGAGGCCCTGGCCGATCGGGTCCATCCCTTGGCCGATGTCGGCGCCTGCGTGGCGTCGGGCAGCTACCGCACGCTCGGCATGGTGATCGCCCCCTGCTCGATGAAGACCCTGGCCGCAATCGCCACCGGCCTCACCGACAATTTGCTGACCCGGGCCGCCGACGTGGTGCTCAAGGAGCGCCGCCGCCTAGTGCTCCTGCCGCGCGAGACCCCGCTGCATCTGGGCCACTGCCGCAACCTGGTCGCCGTCACCGAGATGGGCGCCATCGTCGCCCCGCCGGTCCCGGCCTTCTATGCCCGGCCGAAGAGCATCGACGAGATGGTCGACCATACGGTCGGCCGCGTCCTCGACCTGTTCGACATCGACGCGGAGCTGGCGCATCGCTGGCGCGAGCATGCACCAAGTTCGAGTTGA
- the crcB gene encoding fluoride efflux transporter CrcB: protein MSPHILLLVFLGGGLGAAGRHLVNIGALRLFGMGFPFGTLVVNVLGSALMGVIVEGAALRWHLSQELRLFLTTGVLGGFTTFSTFSLDAVALWERGRVELALLYMAGSLLVSLLAIALAMYAMRRLLG, encoded by the coding sequence ATGAGCCCCCATATCCTGCTGCTGGTGTTCCTGGGCGGCGGCCTGGGCGCTGCCGGCCGCCACCTGGTCAACATTGGCGCCCTGCGCCTGTTCGGCATGGGCTTTCCGTTCGGCACGCTCGTCGTGAACGTCCTGGGCAGCGCGCTGATGGGGGTGATCGTGGAGGGCGCCGCCCTGCGCTGGCATCTGTCCCAGGAGCTGCGCCTGTTCCTGACCACCGGGGTGCTGGGCGGCTTCACCACCTTCAGCACCTTCTCGCTGGACGCGGTGGCCCTGTGGGAGCGCGGACGGGTCGAGCTGGCGCTGCTCTACATGGCCGGCTCGCTGCTGGTCTCCCTGTTGGCCATCGCGCTCGCCATGTATGCCATGCGCCGCCTGCTGGGCTGA
- a CDS encoding Fur family transcriptional regulator, translated as MATTPHHDHDHDHDHQHCVADALARADLVCSRNGGRLTEIRRRVLEIVWASHRPVGAYDILETLSAERGRVAPPTVYRALDFLVGQGLVHRIDRLNAFIGCPRPDEPHSSAFLLCRACGQVAELEADALDQALAAIARDRGFTVESRTVELAGLCVACAGQAGEPV; from the coding sequence ATGGCCACGACCCCGCACCACGACCACGACCATGATCACGACCACCAGCACTGCGTCGCCGACGCGCTGGCGCGCGCCGACCTGGTCTGTTCCCGCAATGGCGGGCGGCTCACCGAGATCCGCCGCCGCGTCCTGGAGATCGTCTGGGCCAGCCACCGCCCGGTCGGCGCCTACGACATCCTGGAGACCCTGTCGGCGGAGCGCGGCCGGGTGGCGCCGCCCACCGTCTACCGCGCGCTCGACTTCCTGGTGGGGCAGGGCCTGGTGCACCGCATCGACCGGCTGAACGCCTTCATCGGCTGCCCGCGCCCGGACGAGCCGCACAGCAGCGCCTTTTTGCTCTGCCGCGCCTGCGGCCAGGTCGCCGAGCTGGAGGCCGACGCCCTGGACCAGGCGCTGGCCGCGATCGCCCGGGACCGCGGCTTCACCGTGGAGAGCCGCACCGTGGAGCTGGCCGGCCTGTGCGTCGCCTGCGCCGGGCAGGCCGGCGAGCCCGTCTGA